The following proteins are co-located in the Spirosoma montaniterrae genome:
- a CDS encoding glycoside hydrolase family 140 protein, which translates to MKTRILIGWLWLAVTVCSAQSKPAFPLKTSENGRYFVDQTGKPFFYHADTGWQLFARLTLPEAREYLTLRKQHGFNTIQVHISMNPDSVNRAGQKALIDYDFSKPNEPYFAHVERVIQVADSLGLLLTISPFWIGCCREAHGVEAKHEVYKLSGPAKCRQMGEYLGRRFGKYKNILWLMGGDNDPRSIRAEIVAMAEGLHAPAPQQLQTYHATPPHSSTDLFQYAPWLGFSMIYTYWREKPNEWSDGQQMPHVYEAALREYNKSDRMPFVLGESQYEGDGVRYGNDIGTPQQVRRQAYWTMLCGGAGHAYGHDGWDFPKQWRTIINYPGGSQHMKHVRTLFESLPWHTLVPDQKHTVIVNDYGEFMKADYVAAAVTADKTTLVAYLPQPGRPVVDLSQLKGPNLTVRWYDPRTGQFGKEQKMPAQGVKRLVSPPQNDWVLVVQSGQ; encoded by the coding sequence ATGAAAACCCGGATACTCATTGGCTGGCTCTGGCTGGCTGTTACTGTTTGCTCGGCCCAGTCCAAACCCGCTTTCCCGCTCAAAACCAGCGAGAATGGTCGCTATTTTGTCGATCAGACTGGTAAACCATTTTTCTACCATGCCGACACCGGCTGGCAGCTATTTGCCCGACTCACGCTGCCCGAAGCCCGCGAATACCTGACACTTCGCAAACAGCACGGCTTCAATACCATTCAAGTCCATATTTCGATGAACCCCGACTCGGTGAACCGGGCCGGGCAAAAAGCACTTATTGACTACGATTTCTCGAAGCCCAACGAACCATATTTCGCACACGTTGAACGGGTAATTCAGGTGGCCGATTCGCTGGGGCTGCTGCTTACGATTTCGCCGTTCTGGATTGGGTGCTGCCGCGAAGCACACGGCGTAGAAGCCAAACACGAGGTGTATAAACTGAGTGGCCCAGCCAAATGTCGGCAGATGGGCGAGTACCTGGGCCGGCGGTTTGGCAAGTACAAAAACATTCTGTGGCTAATGGGGGGCGACAATGACCCGCGCAGCATCCGGGCCGAAATCGTAGCTATGGCTGAGGGTTTACACGCCCCCGCTCCGCAGCAACTGCAAACCTACCACGCCACGCCACCGCACTCCAGCACCGACCTGTTTCAGTACGCGCCCTGGCTGGGGTTCAGCATGATTTACACCTACTGGCGCGAGAAACCCAACGAATGGTCGGACGGGCAGCAGATGCCGCACGTATATGAGGCTGCGTTACGCGAATACAACAAGAGTGACCGGATGCCGTTTGTGCTGGGTGAATCGCAGTACGAAGGCGACGGCGTTCGCTATGGCAACGACATTGGTACGCCACAGCAAGTTCGCCGACAAGCCTACTGGACTATGCTGTGTGGGGGGGCGGGCCACGCCTACGGACACGATGGCTGGGATTTTCCAAAGCAATGGCGCACAATTATCAACTACCCCGGCGGTTCGCAGCACATGAAGCACGTCAGAACATTGTTCGAGTCGCTGCCGTGGCATACGCTCGTGCCTGACCAGAAACATACAGTCATCGTGAACGACTACGGCGAGTTTATGAAAGCCGACTACGTAGCAGCCGCCGTGACAGCCGATAAAACTACACTCGTGGCCTACCTGCCCCAACCCGGTCGGCCCGTAGTTGACCTCAGCCAATTGAAAGGTCCCAACCTGACTGTGCGCTGGTACGACCCTCGCACGGGGCAGTTCGGTAAAGAGCAAAAAATGCCCGCGCAGGGTGTAAAACGGCTTGTTTCGCCCCCGCAGAACGATTGGGTGCTGGTCGTTCAGTCGGGGCAGTAG
- a CDS encoding GNAT family N-acetyltransferase, with product MRSYDQPTRHGRMPDVLFTPKQLVLTDDETTTIRLLKPTDVLPLINYFGGLSEQTRSYFSPHSFDPVTVHQICNSVEQDDTIRLVAALPNGEIVAYLLLLPGATTSDLTRYGTAGVSVQPDTTYSFAPSIADAYQGRGLGGHLLQAAIDVARQMEKRQLILWGGVQANNERAVHFYQKHGFQKVAEFERNGLNYSMVLSIESR from the coding sequence ATGCGGTCTTACGATCAACCTACCCGTCACGGACGTATGCCCGATGTTCTGTTTACGCCTAAACAACTTGTCCTGACCGACGACGAAACGACCACCATTCGTCTGCTGAAGCCAACCGACGTGCTGCCATTAATCAACTATTTTGGCGGCTTATCGGAGCAAACGAGGTCTTATTTTTCACCCCATTCGTTCGACCCCGTAACGGTGCATCAAATCTGCAACTCAGTAGAACAGGACGACACTATTCGCCTGGTTGCTGCCCTGCCCAACGGTGAGATTGTTGCCTACCTGCTGTTGCTGCCCGGTGCCACAACATCTGATCTGACCCGGTATGGAACTGCGGGCGTATCGGTACAACCCGACACAACCTATTCATTCGCCCCCTCCATTGCCGATGCTTACCAGGGCCGGGGGCTGGGCGGACATCTGCTACAAGCGGCTATAGATGTAGCCCGGCAAATGGAGAAACGTCAGCTTATTTTGTGGGGCGGGGTGCAGGCCAATAACGAACGCGCTGTTCACTTCTACCAAAAACATGGGTTTCAGAAAGTAGCAGAATTCGAGCGCAATGGCCTGAATTATAGCATGGTGCTGTCTATTGAGAGTCGTTAA
- a CDS encoding DUF4177 domain-containing protein, with product MKRFEYRIIDITAKGWLGGKVDAQDLTDKLNEMGREGWEVVSVVDTEVYGGGSRGLLVTLKREI from the coding sequence ATGAAACGCTTTGAATATCGCATAATAGACATAACCGCAAAAGGCTGGCTGGGTGGCAAGGTAGACGCTCAGGACCTGACCGACAAGCTGAACGAAATGGGTCGCGAGGGTTGGGAAGTCGTATCGGTTGTAGACACCGAGGTTTACGGTGGTGGCTCACGCGGGTTGCTGGTAACGCTGAAACGAGAAATTTAA